One SAR324 cluster bacterium genomic window carries:
- a CDS encoding type II toxin-antitoxin system prevent-host-death family antitoxin produces MDLAINVAVPQHKANLSRLLARGQSGEVIEVTSHREPITHIVGVPEPTGVPLDSLRSSGALSWNGKKPVFEEPLALTDTGKSPSSLILEDRR; encoded by the coding sequence TTGGATTTAGCCATAAATGTTGCCGTACCTCAGCACAAAGCCAATCTGTCTCGACTGTTAGCAAGGGGGCAATCTGGAGAAGTGATTGAGGTGACCTCACATCGGGAACCCATCACCCACATTGTCGGTGTCCCCGAACCAACTGGAGTACCCCTCGACTCTCTGAGGTCTTCTGGGGCGCTGAGTTGGAATGGCAAAAAGCCTGTGTTTGAGGAGCCTCTTGCCTTGACCGACACTGGCAAATCCCCCAGCAGTTTGATCTTGGAAGATCGCCGGTGA